A window of Nitrososphaerota archaeon genomic DNA:
GGTGAAAAATGTGTATAGACCTTGCTTACCTTGATCTTTGATAAACCATTCTAGCTTGGTAGGATAGTAGACTGGGTAGATAACGGCTTGCCTTGTTGTAGCGAATTTAAGGGTAATCACAAAGACTGCCAGCTGTTTATGCAGCCCGAACTCCATATCTGCAGTGTAATGTAGACCCATTTTTAAAACATTTAACAGCTCTTTTGCTTTTTCATTCGCTAGAACAACAAGGAAGCCTAATCTTCCTTTTAATTGATACAAGGAGACACGAAGTGGACGCAATGTCAATACTTTATAACCGCGCAGCACCATCTCCTCTTTAATGGCGTTCAAATCCTCTTCTAGCTTAGGCCATATTTCATCAAACATTCTAGCCACTTCATTAGATTCAGCCGTCAACTTACCCCAACTACTAACGTTCTATATTTAAATCTAACGACAGACAACAGTGGTAAGGGTTCTATGGATGGGTTTAGAGCTACTCTCATAAGAAGGAATTTCTTCAGTGAAAGATGATTCGAACGGTATCAGTAGGACTTGCGGTAAAAGTATAAATAGAAACCAGCGTAACAAAGTAGCAAGTGAAACTAAATGATCACAAAGAAGAAAGTCGTTGTAGTCGGCGCTGGGATAATGGGGCCTGGTATTGCGCAAGTATGTGCACAAGCCGGGCACGAGACTAGCATAATACGCCGGCGGCCAGCACTTCTTCAACAGACAGTTGAAGCGATAAAATCAAACCTTCAAATGTTAATAAATAATGGGCTTATAAGCAGTCAAGAAGCATCTGAAACTCTTCGGCGGATTAAGGCGGAAACAGACCTGGCTGAGGCAGCTAGAGAAGCTGATTTCATAATAGAAGCTATACCAGAAGATATGGCTGCTAAGAAGGCTCTCTTTAAAGAGCTCGACCAATTATGTTCAAGCCAGACGATACTTGCCTCAAACACATCCTCTTTCAGCATAACCGAGATCGCCTCAGTTACAACTAGACCAGATAGGGTAGTGGGAACTCATTGGTGGAACCCCCCTCATCTTATGCCTTTAGTTGAGATCATTAAGGGGAGGCAAACCTCTGATGAAACGATAAAAATCACTAAAGATTTTGTCGCTGCTCTGGGTA
This region includes:
- a CDS encoding 3-hydroxyacyl-CoA dehydrogenase family protein, with the translated sequence MITKKKVVVVGAGIMGPGIAQVCAQAGHETSIIRRRPALLQQTVEAIKSNLQMLINNGLISSQEASETLRRIKAETDLAEAAREADFIIEAIPEDMAAKKALFKELDQLCSSQTILASNTSSFSITEIASVTTRPDRVVGTHWWNPPHLMPLVEIIKGRQTSDETIKITKDFVAALGKIPVVCKDSPGFLGVRLQAALVLEAIRMLEEGLATAEDIDMAVKLTLGLRLPILGPLEIVDLGGMDTFLYAYSYLYNTLGERFKLPQLLKHKVESNELGIKTGKGFYTYTNEQIEAIVRRRDQWLIEQLKKLQSQRKAFQ